The Elephas maximus indicus isolate mEleMax1 chromosome 19, mEleMax1 primary haplotype, whole genome shotgun sequence genome contains a region encoding:
- the GALK1 gene encoding galactokinase isoform X1: protein MAASSHPQVSELLAEARRAFRAEFGVEPQLAVSAPGRVNLIGEHTDYNQGLVLPMALELMTVLVGSPRMDGLVSLLTTSEDADEPRRLQFPLPTAQRSLEPGTPHWANYVKGVIQHYPAAPLPGFNAVVVSSVPLGGGLSSSASLEVATYTFLQQLCPDSGTIAARAQVCQQAEHSFAGVPCGIMDQLIALMGQKGHALLIDCRSLETTLVPLSDPRLAVLITNSNVHHTLGSSEYPLRRRQCEEVAQALGKESLREVKLEELDAGKELVSKEGFRRARHVVGEIRRTAQAADALSRGDYRAFGRLMVESHQSLRDDFEVSCPELDQLVEAALSVPGVYGSRMTGGGFGGCTVTLLEAAAASRTMQHIQEQYSGTTTFYLSQAADGAMVLPL, encoded by the exons ATGGCTGCTTCCAGCCATCCGCAGGTCTCTGAGCTGCTGGCCGAGGCCCGGCGGGCCTTTCGGGCGGAATTCGGGGTCGAACCCCAGCTGGCCGTGTCGGCGCCAGGCCGCGTCAACCTCATCGGGGAACACACGGACTACAACCAGGGCCTGGTGTTGCCCATG GCCCTGGAGCTTATGACTGTGCTGGTAGGCAGCCCCCGGATGGATGGGCTCGTATCCCTTCTCACTACCTCTGAGGATGCCGACGAGCCCCGGCGGCTACAGTTCCCGCTACCCACAGCCCAGCGGTCCCTAGAGCCTGGGACACCCCACTGGGCCAACTACGTCAAGGGGGTGATTCAGCACTACCCAG CTGCCCCCCTCCCTGGCTTCAATGCGGTGGTGGTCAGCTCAGTGCCCCTGGGGGGTGGGCTCTCCAGCTCGGCATCTCTGGAAGTGGCCACGTACACCTTTCTCCAGCAGCTCTGCCCAG ACTCGGGGACAATAGCTGCCCGTGCCCAGGTGTGTCAGCAGGCTGAGCACAGCTTTGCGGGGGTGCCCTGTGGCATCATGGACCAGCTCATCGCCCTGATGGGGCAGAAGGGCCACGCGCTGCTCATTGACTGCAG GTCCTTGGAGACAACCCTGGTGCCGCTGTCGGACCCCAGGCTAGCAGTGCTCATCACCAACTCTAATGTCCACCATACACTGGGCTCCAGCGAGTACCCCCTGCGGCGGCGCCAGTGTGAGGAGGTGGCCCAGGCGCTGGGCAAGGAGAGCCTCCGGGAGGTGAAGCTGGAGGAGCTTGATG CTGGCAAAGAGCTGGTGAGCAAGGAGGGCTTCCGGCGGGCACGGCACGTCGTGGGCGAGATCCGGCGCACGGCCCAGGCTGCGGACGCCCTGAGCCGTGGGGACTACCGAGCCTTCGGCCGCCTCATGGTGGAGAGTCACCAGTCACTCAG GGATGATTTTGAGGTGAGCTGCCCTGAGCTGGACCAGCTGGTGGAAGCCGCACTGTCTGTACCTGGGGTTTACGGCAGCCGAATGACAGGTGGTGGCTTTGGTGGCTGCACGGTGACACTGCTGGAGGCTGCTGCCGCATCCCGCACCATGCAGCACATCCAG GAGCAGTACAGCGGGAccaccaccttctatctctccCAGGCGGCTGATGGAGCCATGGTGCTGCCCTTGTGA
- the GALK1 gene encoding galactokinase isoform X2, producing MAASSHPQVSELLAEARRAFRAEFGVEPQLAVSAPGRVNLIGEHTDYNQGLVLPMALELMTVLVGSPRMDGLVSLLTTSEDADEPRRLQFPLPTAQRSLEPGTPHWANYVKGVIQHYPDSGTIAARAQVCQQAEHSFAGVPCGIMDQLIALMGQKGHALLIDCRSLETTLVPLSDPRLAVLITNSNVHHTLGSSEYPLRRRQCEEVAQALGKESLREVKLEELDAGKELVSKEGFRRARHVVGEIRRTAQAADALSRGDYRAFGRLMVESHQSLRDDFEVSCPELDQLVEAALSVPGVYGSRMTGGGFGGCTVTLLEAAAASRTMQHIQEQYSGTTTFYLSQAADGAMVLPL from the exons ATGGCTGCTTCCAGCCATCCGCAGGTCTCTGAGCTGCTGGCCGAGGCCCGGCGGGCCTTTCGGGCGGAATTCGGGGTCGAACCCCAGCTGGCCGTGTCGGCGCCAGGCCGCGTCAACCTCATCGGGGAACACACGGACTACAACCAGGGCCTGGTGTTGCCCATG GCCCTGGAGCTTATGACTGTGCTGGTAGGCAGCCCCCGGATGGATGGGCTCGTATCCCTTCTCACTACCTCTGAGGATGCCGACGAGCCCCGGCGGCTACAGTTCCCGCTACCCACAGCCCAGCGGTCCCTAGAGCCTGGGACACCCCACTGGGCCAACTACGTCAAGGGGGTGATTCAGCACTACCCAG ACTCGGGGACAATAGCTGCCCGTGCCCAGGTGTGTCAGCAGGCTGAGCACAGCTTTGCGGGGGTGCCCTGTGGCATCATGGACCAGCTCATCGCCCTGATGGGGCAGAAGGGCCACGCGCTGCTCATTGACTGCAG GTCCTTGGAGACAACCCTGGTGCCGCTGTCGGACCCCAGGCTAGCAGTGCTCATCACCAACTCTAATGTCCACCATACACTGGGCTCCAGCGAGTACCCCCTGCGGCGGCGCCAGTGTGAGGAGGTGGCCCAGGCGCTGGGCAAGGAGAGCCTCCGGGAGGTGAAGCTGGAGGAGCTTGATG CTGGCAAAGAGCTGGTGAGCAAGGAGGGCTTCCGGCGGGCACGGCACGTCGTGGGCGAGATCCGGCGCACGGCCCAGGCTGCGGACGCCCTGAGCCGTGGGGACTACCGAGCCTTCGGCCGCCTCATGGTGGAGAGTCACCAGTCACTCAG GGATGATTTTGAGGTGAGCTGCCCTGAGCTGGACCAGCTGGTGGAAGCCGCACTGTCTGTACCTGGGGTTTACGGCAGCCGAATGACAGGTGGTGGCTTTGGTGGCTGCACGGTGACACTGCTGGAGGCTGCTGCCGCATCCCGCACCATGCAGCACATCCAG GAGCAGTACAGCGGGAccaccaccttctatctctccCAGGCGGCTGATGGAGCCATGGTGCTGCCCTTGTGA